Part of the Deltaproteobacteria bacterium genome is shown below.
AGCCTTTGATGCTATTGCACTAACTATTTCTCCTTTTGTCATAAATCCTCCTATTTTTAGAGAAATTTTTTAAAAATATATACAATGGTGTATTGCTATAACAACTTTAATAAACACTTGTCAAGAAATTTGTTACTGTGACACCGGTCTTCTTGACATTTGTTTAGCCATAATGTATTTTAATAGATATGGAAAATGCCAGATATATTGCTGTTGAGGGACCAATCGGTGTTGGCAAGACAAGTTTAGCAGAACTTATTGTCAGGGAATTTAACGGCAGATATATTTTAGAAGATGTAGAGTCAAACCCATTTATCAGAAATTTTTATAAAGACAGAAGGAAGTTTGCATTTCAAACCCAGTTATTTTTTCTTCTCTCGAGGTATCAGCAGCAGAGGGATTTAAGCCAGCAGGGGCTTTTTAATAAGGTGACGGTAACAGATTATATATTGGCGAAGGACAGGATTTTTGCCTATCTTAACCTTGATGAAAATGAATTTTCACTTTACGAGCAGGTTTATAGACTTTTGGATGCAAGGGTAACAAAACCTGACTTGGTAATATTTTTACAGGCTAATACAGATATTCTGATAGAGAGGATTAGAAAACGAAATAAAGATTACGAAAGAAATATTGAGGAAGGTTATCTTGAAGAGTTATGTGAGGCATACAATAATTTTTTCTTCTATTATACAGAAACACCGCTTTTAGTTGTAAATACCTCTGATATAGATTTCGTAAACAGCCCCGATGACCTATCCAGCCTTGTAAAAGAGATAAGGTCTGTACGGGGCGGCGTTCACTACTA
Proteins encoded:
- a CDS encoding deoxynucleoside kinase, translated to MENARYIAVEGPIGVGKTSLAELIVREFNGRYILEDVESNPFIRNFYKDRRKFAFQTQLFFLLSRYQQQRDLSQQGLFNKVTVTDYILAKDRIFAYLNLDENEFSLYEQVYRLLDARVTKPDLVIFLQANTDILIERIRKRNKDYERNIEEGYLEELCEAYNNFFFYYTETPLLVVNTSDIDFVNSPDDLSSLVKEIRSVRGGVHYYIPVSA